From Balneola vulgaris DSM 17893:
CAATTTTCGTGAATGGTTTCTCCCCTTATTTACGTTTACCTTTCTCCATCAATAAACTCTTGATCTCATTGCTATGAAAACGACTCGTTTCTGGTCTATACTCTTTACTCTTTGTGCCCTTCCAACGTTAGTGTTGGCACAGAACTCAGAACGTGCTACCCAAATTTTTGAAGAAGTTGACGCCCGTCGCAATTCAATCACCTACGAACGTACCGACATGAATATGGTGATTTATGATAGCCGAGGTCGAACACGAAAACGTGTACTCACCTCCTATTCATATGCTAAAGGGGATGAAGAAAAAACACTCCTTCAGTTTGAAGAGCCTGCCAATGTTCGCGGCACTGGTTTTTTAACTTTAAATGATGGTAGCAATGAAGTGCAGAAGCTATACCTGCCTGCACTAGGTCGAATTCAAACTATAACGAGTTCTCAAAAAGGAGACCGATTTATGGGCTCTGACTTCACTTACGAAGATCTTGGTGACCAAAATCCTGACGACTATGATTTTGAGTTGCTTTCTGAGGAAGGAAATACAGCCATCCTCAAGGCTACTAAAAAAGACGACAGTCAGTATGCTTATATCAAGTTCTACATCAATACAGAACGGTACGCCCTTGAAAAGGCGGAGTATTTCGATGAAGAAGATACCATGGTGAAGCGTTTGGAAGCTTCCAACTTTTCCAATGTTGTAGACAATGTATGGCGTGCCAACACCATGGTGATGTTCGACCTTTCAGCGAATCGAAAAACAGAGCTGAACTGGAGTAACCGTGTGATTAACGAAAACATCCCTGATTGGCGTTTTACCGAAAGGGCCTTACGCCGAAACTAAGTATACTCTCTATTACTCTTCTTTTTCCTTTTTCGACTTTGCTCCTAGTTTTTCAGGCCGGATGGTAAGAACCGGTACTTGTGCGTGTTCCACAATATTCCCAGCTGTTGAGCCTAAGAAGAAGTGTGCGAGCCCCGTACGTCCATGTGTTGTAAGTACCAGGAGGTCGGCATGTTCGTTGGCATATTCGGTTATTTCATGATGGGCCGATATACCGCGTAACACTTCGGTCTCGATGGGTATCGATTTATTGTTGTTTCCTTCGGTGTATACGATTCGATCTTCATAAGGAGTACCCGTTCTTTGTAAGCGATACTTACCCTCAAAATGATCTGCAAAGAAGGCTTCAATTTTATCCATGATTGCCTCATATGCTGTGGGTTCATCCATTCCAGGAATCGGAGCTAAGTTCCCAAACCCATCATGGGCGTACAACTCACTAACGTGCAGCAGAGTCAGTTTGGCATCGAATTGATAGGCAAGCTCGAAAGCCGCAGGAAGAGCCTTCATAGAGGTATCAGAAAGGTCAACAGGCGATACGATGTTCTCTAGCTTTTCCTTCACGAATACATCATCTACTGTGAGCACTGGTACTTTCGAATAACGAATCACTTTTTTAGTGATGCTTCCTCTGAACCATTCAGATTCGTGCCCCCCTTTCGAGCTCATCAGTATGAGATCATAGTCGTTTTCTTTGGCATAGCGTGCAATGGCTTCCGAAGGCTTACGATCTACCATCACTTTAGCTTTTTCGAGGTATTCTTTGGGGATGTATTCCTTTGCTAGTTCATCCAAGCGTTCTTGGGTGTTCTCTAGGATTTTAGGATACACATCCACATTTAGGTCGAGTGGCAAACCTAAGTGCTCAAAGCTTTCTCCAAAATACATACTCAGTGGCACAATGTGGATCAAGCTGACATCGCAACCATAAATATCGATAAAAGTTTTAGCGAGCTTTAAAGCAGCGTGCGATTGAGGTGAAAAGTCGGTTGGGATGAGAATTCTGTCCGCTTTCATACAATACCTCCCTATTTATTAGTGGTGTTACTATACTATCGTAAACCTATGTGAAGATATTGTGAAGAAAGTACTTACACGCTTTTATTGCGCAACAGATCAAGCCCTCCTACCAATACCATTCCAATCAAAATTCCGGCGATGCCACCCCAAAAGTTAACCCCTTCTTTCTTGGCTTTTTGAAGATCTGGCATATAGGGATTCGACTTCAGCATCTTTTTCTTCACTGTCTCAACTTCAATGCGTTTAAATTCATCAAAAGTGGCATCTGGGTTTATTACATCACCTAATCGTTTGTATTCCGGTAGGTTTTCATTTACCCCCTCCCGTTGAAGTTGAAGAACGAGTTCATCATCCAATGGCAATTCTTCCACCTCTCTGATTTGCTCTACATACTCCCGCTGTTGATAGGGCCAGATTACAAAAAGCGAACCTATCAAAAAGCCAATTAATAACGACAATGTTTGTGAATGATAACGGTTCAACAACCACGACAGGAATCTTGAAAAAGCCGCTAGACCGATGATGGCACCCGCAAAAAATGGCAACAGACCTACGATGCCATCCATGGTTTCAACCCCACCGATCATCCCTATATGAGAAAGCAGGTAATCGTATTTCCGCATAATCAGCAGCAGGTAAGAACCTGAGATGCCCGGAAGTATCATGGCGCAAATAGCAATCGCACCACTCAAAAATACAAAAGCAGGATGGTCTGGTGTGTCGGCAGGTACAAGGCTTACAATCCAAAGACCTACAAAGATACCCAAGAATAACATACTCCATTCTTTCCAGCGCTTCTGCTCGAGGGCCTTATACAAAATGTATATGGATCCCACTATTAAGCCGAAAAAGAGCCCGAATACAATTTCAGGATGTGTAAACATATACACTTGAAGTGGAACTACTTTGGTGAAAAAACCTAAGGCCGTGAATATCCCAAGAAACAGGAACACTAAGAATTTGAGATGTAACTCTTGAAATGCGGTTTTAATCTTAAAGGTAAATAGGGCTTTTAGAAAGGGTCCGTTTACACTTTTGATGGCATTCAATAAGCGTGCATAAATGCCCAGTATCAACGCCATGGTACCGCCACTCACTCCGGGTACGATATCTGCCGATCCCATCAAAAATCCTTTTATCCATAATAGTGGGGCTTCTTTTAACGACGTTTCGTCGGTTCCTTTACCGGTTGTTTCGGTCATTGATTTTCTCCCCACCCTTTTTCTCCAATCAGTGGTACAAATTTAAAATTATCGTATTCGTCTTGTTGGTATTCCGTTTCAGAAACCCGTGTAATCTTCAGCATCTTCTGCGTTTTGTTATCCCCTACTGGTATCACCAAAATGCCCCCAATTTTTAGCTGTTTGATTAAATCATCAGGTACAACTGGGGCTCCGGCTGTTACAATGATTCCATCGTATGGCGCGTACGTAGGCCACCCAAGGGTGCCATCTCCAGCTTTCAGCAATGGACGATAGCCTTCAGCTCGAAGAGCTTCTTTTGCTCGGTGATAGAGTTCATTATGACGTTCAACACTATACACTTCCGCACCTAGTTCACATAATACCATGCATTGGTAGCCTGATCCTGTTCCAATCTCTAAAATCTTCTTCCCCTTTTTTACCTCAAGGAGTTCCGTTTGAGCCGCCACGGTATAGGGCTGTGATATCGTTTGACCAAGGCCTATGGGTAAAGCTGTATCTGTATAAGCACGATGATGCAAGGCCGTATCTACAAGCTTATGCCGAGGGATAGTGCCAATTGCACTTAACACTTGATGATCTTTTATACCTTTATCACGAAGGAGTTCCACGAGCTTTTGCCGCGGTCTAACAAATCGTCTTTCTTGTTGGGGGTTATTCACAATGTACTTCCGAAATTGATTACGCTTTAAGTATAGGCATCTGATCTGAAAAAAGTAGCCCACGAAAGGACCTTTTTTCATAAAAAATAGATTCAAATGATGTTATTTAGTCCAACTATAAATTCACCTATTACATAGCTTTATTAGCACACAAATTGTAAGTTCGGCATCATTTAGCCTATGGAACTACTCGAACTTCCCATAACCCAAGTTTTTCTCTACGCCCTATTAACGGCTCTTGCCACCGGGCTAGGTGCACTCCCCTTCTTTTTCATTAAAAAGATCTCCACTTCTTTCTTGGGGAAGTCGAATGCCGTTGCTGCTGGTTTAATGCTCTCTGCGAGTTACAATCTCATTTTTGAAGGGTATAAAGAAAGTGAATGGATGACTATTGGGGGTATGCTCGCTGGGGTAATACTCGTGGTGCTTGCTAATAATTGGTTACAGAAACGTGATACGCCTGAGCTTAAAGATGTAGTTGGTGGCCGTAAAAAGGAGATGTTACTTTTTCTTGGCATCATGACTGTTCACTCCTTTGCTGAAGGGATTAGCGTAGGAGTATCTTTTGCAAACACCCTAGAGTTCGGAACATTTATCGCCATTGCCATCGCTATACACAACATTCCTGAAGGGCTTGCCATAAGCTTAGTTATGGTTCCGAATGGAACCTCGCCTTTGAAAGCGGTTTGGTGGTCTATATTTTCAAGTTTACCGCAGCCTTTAATGGCCGTACCTGCATTTCTATTTGTTGAAACCTTTCGCGAATACCTGCCTTTTGGTTTAGGCTTTGCAGCAGGGGCGATGATCTGGATGGTATTTGCCGATCTAATTCCTGAAGCACTCGAAAAGTGTAAACCCCAAACTATCGGTTTATGGGTAACTCTTGCAATACTAGGTATGAGTGCTTTTCAAGTGTTTATAGGTTAAAAAGTTAAATCTTTTTACACCTTTACTTAAAAATTATTCAGTTCCTCTGAACGTTCATTCGTACCTTATGTCCTTATATGAAATTTTCAGAAGAGTTTTAAAAAATGCTCAAAAAGCTACACGTTCTATTTACTTTAGGTTTTCTATTCATATTAGCCGCTCCTGCTCAGGCACAAATAAATACTTCTACACTAACCGTTTATCTCGATTGCAGAGATTGCAATAGTGAATTTGTTCGCAGCGAAATTGATTTCGTGACTTTTGTTCGTGACCAATCGGTAGCTGAAGTTCAGTTATTAGTAACTCGCCAACGCACAGGTGGTGGTGGGTCTCAGTTTAGCTTGGATTTTATTGGTTTAGGGGAATACCACAACAAAGACAACAAGGTGGTTTTCATTACACCTCAGTCGGATACCGACGAAATTCAACGCAACAAATTAGTGAAGTACATTAAACTTGGTTTAGTAAGCTACCTCGCTGAAAAAGACATTATCGATCGTCTTGATATCACTTACTCAGGTACTCGTGATAATGCGTCTTCGGAAGAAGAAAAAGTAGATCCATGGAATGGATGGAATTTTGAATTAGGTGCATCTACCAATTTTAGTGGTGAAGAATCACGAAAAGATTACCGCATAAACGGGAATTTCCGCGCACAACGAATCACAGAAAATTGGAAAGTGAATTTCAATTACTGGCAAAATTATCGGAATCGAAAGTTTACTTATACCGATGATAACGACCAGAAAGTAACCAATACATACATCACTGAAGAGCAGAACTTCTTCGGACTTATTGCAAAAAGTTTATCTGACCATTGGACTGCTGGTACATACTTACGTGGACAGTCTTCTACTCAGAACAATATCGACCTTCGTATTGCAGCTACACCTTCTCTAGAATACAGTGTATTTCCATATTCGGA
This genomic window contains:
- a CDS encoding outer membrane lipoprotein-sorting protein, which produces MKTTRFWSILFTLCALPTLVLAQNSERATQIFEEVDARRNSITYERTDMNMVIYDSRGRTRKRVLTSYSYAKGDEEKTLLQFEEPANVRGTGFLTLNDGSNEVQKLYLPALGRIQTITSSQKGDRFMGSDFTYEDLGDQNPDDYDFELLSEEGNTAILKATKKDDSQYAYIKFYINTERYALEKAEYFDEEDTMVKRLEASNFSNVVDNVWRANTMVMFDLSANRKTELNWSNRVINENIPDWRFTERALRRN
- a CDS encoding universal stress protein yields the protein MKADRILIPTDFSPQSHAALKLAKTFIDIYGCDVSLIHIVPLSMYFGESFEHLGLPLDLNVDVYPKILENTQERLDELAKEYIPKEYLEKAKVMVDRKPSEAIARYAKENDYDLILMSSKGGHESEWFRGSITKKVIRYSKVPVLTVDDVFVKEKLENIVSPVDLSDTSMKALPAAFELAYQFDAKLTLLHVSELYAHDGFGNLAPIPGMDEPTAYEAIMDKIEAFFADHFEGKYRLQRTGTPYEDRIVYTEGNNNKSIPIETEVLRGISAHHEITEYANEHADLLVLTTHGRTGLAHFFLGSTAGNIVEHAQVPVLTIRPEKLGAKSKKEKEE
- a CDS encoding DUF368 domain-containing protein, with the translated sequence MTETTGKGTDETSLKEAPLLWIKGFLMGSADIVPGVSGGTMALILGIYARLLNAIKSVNGPFLKALFTFKIKTAFQELHLKFLVFLFLGIFTALGFFTKVVPLQVYMFTHPEIVFGLFFGLIVGSIYILYKALEQKRWKEWSMLFLGIFVGLWIVSLVPADTPDHPAFVFLSGAIAICAMILPGISGSYLLLIMRKYDYLLSHIGMIGGVETMDGIVGLLPFFAGAIIGLAAFSRFLSWLLNRYHSQTLSLLIGFLIGSLFVIWPYQQREYVEQIREVEELPLDDELVLQLQREGVNENLPEYKRLGDVINPDATFDEFKRIEVETVKKKMLKSNPYMPDLQKAKKEGVNFWGGIAGILIGMVLVGGLDLLRNKSV
- a CDS encoding protein-L-isoaspartate(D-aspartate) O-methyltransferase gives rise to the protein MKKGPFVGYFFQIRCLYLKRNQFRKYIVNNPQQERRFVRPRQKLVELLRDKGIKDHQVLSAIGTIPRHKLVDTALHHRAYTDTALPIGLGQTISQPYTVAAQTELLEVKKGKKILEIGTGSGYQCMVLCELGAEVYSVERHNELYHRAKEALRAEGYRPLLKAGDGTLGWPTYAPYDGIIVTAGAPVVPDDLIKQLKIGGILVIPVGDNKTQKMLKITRVSETEYQQDEYDNFKFVPLIGEKGWGENQ
- a CDS encoding ZIP family metal transporter, translating into MELLELPITQVFLYALLTALATGLGALPFFFIKKISTSFLGKSNAVAAGLMLSASYNLIFEGYKESEWMTIGGMLAGVILVVLANNWLQKRDTPELKDVVGGRKKEMLLFLGIMTVHSFAEGISVGVSFANTLEFGTFIAIAIAIHNIPEGLAISLVMVPNGTSPLKAVWWSIFSSLPQPLMAVPAFLFVETFREYLPFGLGFAAGAMIWMVFADLIPEALEKCKPQTIGLWVTLAILGMSAFQVFIG